The DNA segment AAAATATTATGGAGGCGTAATATGTCAGATACTGTAAGAACATGGCGTCATATACAACAAAGGTATAATATTATAGGTTCAAAATGTACAACTTGTGGGGAATTATTTTTCCCATCTCGTGTCGTTTGTCCAAATTGTAGAAGAAAAGGAAATCTTGAAGCATTTCAATTTAGTGGAAAAGGTAAAATACACACTTTTTCTGTAATTAGATCCCCATCTGATGATTTTAAAAAAATAGCTCCTTATGCTGTTGCTGTTATTGAACTTGAAGAAGGTGCTAAATTAACTTCACAATTAGTAGATACAGATGTTGATAATATTGAAATTGGTGACGATGTAGAAATGGTATTTAGAAAAATTAGAGAAGACGGAGAAGATGGAGTTATCTCTTATGGATACAAGTTCAAAGTCATTAAATAATGCTGCTGTAATCTTAGTTAGTCATGGAAGTAGTTTACCATATGCTGAAGTCACTTTTTCAGAAATTAAAGATAAATTTTATAAGGCTACTGGAATTCCAACTGAAGTAGGTTATATGAAGGTAGCTGAACCTTCTATTTCTGGAGCGGTTGAAAATTTAAAAGAGGAAGTTGATGATTTACAAAAAATCATAGCTTTACCTGTTTTTTTAGCTCCAGGAATTCATACAAATATTGATATTCCAACTCTTTTAGGTTTAGATGCTTTAGAGAGTGATCCAAGATGTCCTGATGGAAATTATCCTCCAGACCATTATTTATCAACATCTGATGATGTTGATTTTACAGGGGAAATTGAATTATTAAGTCCAATTGGACCTGTAGATGAACTTTTAGAAGTTATTGATAAAAGGATTAATGAAGCATTATCTAAATCTAAATTAAATGGAGATGCCAAAACTGGTGTATTGCTTGTATCTCATGGTTCTAGATTAAATTATAATAAAGAATTTATTACAGCAGTTCATGATAAATTCACTAAAACAACAGAATATCCTAGTAATTTTGGATTTATGGAACTTGTTGAGCCTAATATTCCAACATCTATTGACAAATTAATTTCTGAAAATAAAATTGATAGATTAGTCGTTGTTCCAGTTTTCATTGCTCCAGGTGTTCACACAACTTCTGATATTCCAACAATTTTAGGATTAAAAGAAGCAGATGAACATTCTCATTTACACTCCCACAGTCATTCTCATAGTCATGAACATGGTCATCATCATGATTTAACAAGTATTGACTTTGATGGAGAAATTTTATATCCAGAACCAATTGGTTCAGATGATATTTTAATAGACATTTTAGTAAAAATGGTTAGTGAAAAAATTTAATTTTTTTTTAAAATTATTTTTTTCAATATAACTTAATATTTAATAATAATTGGTGTAATTATGTCAAATAAAAAAACAGGAATTTTACTTTTAAGCCATGGTTCTAGATTAGATGATGGAGAAGAAGTAATTAAAGCTTATAGGGATATGTATAGGGAAGAATTCTCTGATGCTATTGTCGAATATGGGTTTATGGAAATTAGAAAACCAGGGATTCAAGAAACTATTAAAAAATTAACTACTGAAAATGATTTAGATAAAATAATTGTTGTACCAGTCTTTGTTGCTCATGGTCTTCATACAAAAAAGGATATTCCAGAATTACTTGGAATTGAAAGTGATTTTAATGAAGAAACAAAATTTGTCCATCACCATCATCATGATCATGGACATCATCATCACCATCATGATCATGATGAGGAAAAGGTTAATTTTGATGGTGAAATAATTTTAACTGACCCCTTAGGAATTGATACTCGTTTATATGGGATTATTAAAGATAGAGTTTTTGATTATTTATAAAAACTCTTAGCTTTTTTTTGATAAAATATATTTATTTTAAATTAAATATTGATATTCATGACATTAAATGTCTCAGATATTGGTGAGAAAGAATTAATTAAATATATTGTTTCTAATTGTTCTACTATAATTCCAGATGATGCAGCTATTAGTAAATTTAATAATACAAATTTAATATCTACTACTGATTTATTAATTCAATCTAGACATTTTCCAGAAAACATGTCTTATTTTGAGATGGGGTTTAAAGCAGTAAGTGTTAATGTAAGTGACCTTGCTGCAATGGGTTCCAAACCTCATGCTTTTTTATTAGCTATTGCCATTCCAAAAGATTTTGCCGTTGATTACTTTAAAGAGATGGTTGATGGTGTTTTGGATGCATGTAATTTTTATAATATTCCTTTAATTGGAGGAGATACTAATGAAGCATCTGAGATAATAATATCAGGAACAGCTTTGGGTTTATGTGATGCTCCTTTAAGATTAGATGCTTATAATAAAGGAGATTTAATAGCTATTACAGGGAATATTGGATTTGCTGCTCTTGGTTTTAATTTAAAAAGCCATAATAATATTTATACAAATAAAGCTTTAAAACCAATCGCTAGAATAAATGAAGGCATTAAAATAAAAGAAGCTGGTGCAACTTCAGCTACGGATATTACAGATGGACTAGCTAGTGAACTTTATACGATGAAAAAAGAGGGTTTTGGATTTAGAATTTATGAAGAAATGCTTGAAATTTCAGAAGAGTATAAAAATATTGCAAGTGAGCTTGGTTTAAATTATTTAGACTTAATTTTGAATATTGGAGAAGATTTTGAATTGCTTTTTACAATATCAAAAGAAAACATTGAAAAACTAGACATTGATTATAAGGTTATAGGTGAGGTTACATCAACTGATACAGTTGAAATAGTACTTTCTAATGGTTTTATTGATGAAATAAAAAATAAAGGTTATGAACACTATGTTAGTGAGTAATAATCTTTTTAAAAAAAGTTCTAAATCTCAAAAAATTCGATGTGAGATTTGTGCAAATTATTGTAAAATAGTGGATGGTAATTTTGGAGCATGTAAACAACATAAAAATATTAATGGAGAATTATTTAATATAAGTTATGGAATTGTATCTTCTTTAAGCCCAGATCCTATTGAAAAAAAGCCTTTAAATAAATTTTTGCCTGGGACTTTTACATATTCAATTGGGGGTTTTGGTTGTAATATGGCTTGTTTGTACTGCCAGAACTATATGATATCTCAAGAATTTGATAATTTCAATAGGGGTATTAAAATACTTCCA comes from the Methanobrevibacter oralis genome and includes:
- a CDS encoding Zn-ribbon domain-containing OB-fold protein — translated: MSDTVRTWRHIQQRYNIIGSKCTTCGELFFPSRVVCPNCRRKGNLEAFQFSGKGKIHTFSVIRSPSDDFKKIAPYAVAVIELEEGAKLTSQLVDTDVDNIEIGDDVEMVFRKIREDGEDGVISYGYKFKVIK
- the cfbA gene encoding sirohydrochlorin nickelochelatase yields the protein MDTSSKSLNNAAVILVSHGSSLPYAEVTFSEIKDKFYKATGIPTEVGYMKVAEPSISGAVENLKEEVDDLQKIIALPVFLAPGIHTNIDIPTLLGLDALESDPRCPDGNYPPDHYLSTSDDVDFTGEIELLSPIGPVDELLEVIDKRINEALSKSKLNGDAKTGVLLVSHGSRLNYNKEFITAVHDKFTKTTEYPSNFGFMELVEPNIPTSIDKLISENKIDRLVVVPVFIAPGVHTTSDIPTILGLKEADEHSHLHSHSHSHSHEHGHHHDLTSIDFDGEILYPEPIGSDDILIDILVKMVSEKI
- the cfbA gene encoding sirohydrochlorin nickelochelatase encodes the protein MSNKKTGILLLSHGSRLDDGEEVIKAYRDMYREEFSDAIVEYGFMEIRKPGIQETIKKLTTENDLDKIIVVPVFVAHGLHTKKDIPELLGIESDFNEETKFVHHHHHDHGHHHHHHDHDEEKVNFDGEIILTDPLGIDTRLYGIIKDRVFDYL
- the thiL gene encoding thiamine-phosphate kinase, whose protein sequence is MTLNVSDIGEKELIKYIVSNCSTIIPDDAAISKFNNTNLISTTDLLIQSRHFPENMSYFEMGFKAVSVNVSDLAAMGSKPHAFLLAIAIPKDFAVDYFKEMVDGVLDACNFYNIPLIGGDTNEASEIIISGTALGLCDAPLRLDAYNKGDLIAITGNIGFAALGFNLKSHNNIYTNKALKPIARINEGIKIKEAGATSATDITDGLASELYTMKKEGFGFRIYEEMLEISEEYKNIASELGLNYLDLILNIGEDFELLFTISKENIEKLDIDYKVIGEVTSTDTVEIVLSNGFIDEIKNKGYEHYVSE